The Geobacter sp. AOG2 genome includes a window with the following:
- a CDS encoding DUF1847 domain-containing protein: MSEETPVSCSKCSAAWQKSGTTNCWSDDPASAPPKPGNCPSGAYDYLVKEAFEEYRGDSEESRIALVAARVEGLCYQRTAGSDAITPRWTRVEDTIAFAKLMGYTKIGIATCLGLLEEADRLVAILKAQGLEPLSVCCKAGSIDKRELGLEEEVKVRPGTFEPACNPIAQAEICNRLKTDMNIILGLCVGHDMLFNRRSQAPVTTLVVKDRVTGHNPIAVLHGQNFYYKRLQKQELKL, encoded by the coding sequence ATGTCAGAAGAGACACCGGTCTCATGTTCCAAGTGTAGTGCCGCGTGGCAAAAAAGCGGCACAACCAACTGCTGGAGCGACGATCCGGCAAGTGCGCCGCCCAAACCGGGCAACTGCCCGTCCGGCGCTTATGACTACTTGGTGAAGGAGGCGTTCGAGGAATACCGGGGAGATAGCGAGGAGTCCCGCATTGCCCTGGTGGCGGCGCGGGTGGAAGGGCTCTGCTACCAGCGGACGGCCGGCAGCGACGCGATCACGCCCCGCTGGACCCGCGTGGAAGACACTATAGCCTTTGCCAAACTGATGGGATACACGAAGATCGGCATTGCGACCTGCCTCGGCCTGCTGGAGGAAGCCGACCGTCTGGTTGCCATCCTGAAGGCTCAGGGGCTCGAGCCGCTAAGCGTTTGCTGCAAGGCGGGAAGTATCGACAAACGGGAACTGGGGCTGGAGGAAGAGGTCAAGGTCAGGCCCGGCACCTTTGAACCGGCCTGCAACCCCATTGCCCAGGCCGAGATCTGCAACCGCCTCAAGACGGACATGAACATCATCTTAGGCCTGTGCGTCGGCCACGACATGCTTTTCAACAGGCGCTCCCAGGCCCCGGTCACAACCCTGGTGGTCAAGGACCGGGTTACGGGCCATAATCCCATCGCTGTTTTGCATGGACAGAATTTCTATTACAAGCGGTTGCAGAAACAGGAGTTAAAGCTGTAA
- a CDS encoding metalloprotease family protein has protein sequence MTVRLIVSLLTFPGVVVHEFAHAWACRRLGIRVVKVCYLRLGNPLGYVLHEQPRYAVQHIMVAVAPFFVSTAIALTVSLSASIFVTSPTATEFKDLAVLAGAWFSFSIALHAFPSSGDGDALWQDVTDSDVSIFAKLLLMPVVGLIRLCQADDAIWLHALFAVIVVALPPLMLVALMG, from the coding sequence ATGACCGTCCGGCTGATCGTCTCCCTGCTCACCTTTCCGGGCGTCGTGGTCCATGAGTTTGCCCATGCCTGGGCCTGCCGACGGCTCGGAATCCGCGTCGTCAAGGTCTGCTACCTGCGCCTGGGCAACCCTCTGGGATACGTACTCCATGAACAGCCACGCTACGCTGTTCAGCATATCATGGTGGCGGTCGCGCCGTTCTTCGTCTCCACCGCAATCGCCCTGACCGTCAGCCTGTCGGCATCCATCTTCGTCACGAGCCCGACTGCTACTGAATTCAAGGATCTTGCCGTGCTTGCCGGAGCTTGGTTCAGCTTCTCCATCGCCTTGCACGCCTTTCCCAGCAGCGGCGACGGGGATGCCCTCTGGCAGGACGTCACCGACTCAGACGTGAGCATCTTCGCGAAACTGCTGCTCATGCCGGTCGTGGGGCTAATCCGCCTGTGTCAGGCCGACGACGCCATCTGGCTCCATGCCCTGTTCGCCGTAATCGTGGTGGCGCTGCCGCCTCTCATGCTGGTGGCGCTCATGGGGTGA
- a CDS encoding HDOD domain-containing protein has product MMIKARRLFKDVSDLPTIPVIVSRVIRLLDNHESNPDEIADLILSDQVLAARVIRVVNSPLYMPGSKITSVKRALLYLGFRSVREMILTSYFVDGFKAQEQPFDMNVFWMHSFGVGSMSRRIAEMAGYNDTEMAYMVGIIHDIGKVFFGHYLTEEYGEMLAHINYTRCTTYDAEMEHFGTTHSEVGLCLAQRWNFPPVYCDVISHHHTSELAIEDPLLTAIVALADFFCLAYTISDSVAQATKPDRSEEYAWNLLRQHSRNPLPDNLGDFFFMLSDEYVEVFREVNQLFNTMTTA; this is encoded by the coding sequence ATGATGATCAAAGCCCGCAGGCTGTTCAAGGACGTCAGCGACCTGCCGACCATCCCGGTGATCGTCTCGCGGGTCATCAGGCTTCTGGACAATCACGAATCCAACCCGGACGAGATCGCGGACCTGATCCTTTCCGACCAGGTGCTGGCCGCCAGGGTCATCCGTGTAGTGAACTCCCCGCTCTACATGCCGGGAAGCAAGATCACCTCGGTGAAACGCGCCCTGCTCTACCTGGGTTTCAGGAGTGTGCGCGAAATGATCCTCACCAGTTATTTCGTGGACGGGTTCAAGGCGCAGGAGCAACCCTTCGACATGAACGTCTTCTGGATGCACTCCTTCGGAGTGGGCTCCATGTCCCGCCGCATTGCCGAAATGGCGGGATACAACGACACCGAGATGGCGTACATGGTCGGCATCATTCACGACATCGGCAAGGTCTTTTTCGGCCACTACCTCACGGAAGAGTACGGCGAAATGCTCGCCCACATCAATTACACCCGCTGCACCACCTACGACGCCGAGATGGAGCATTTCGGCACCACCCACAGCGAGGTGGGGCTCTGCCTTGCGCAACGCTGGAATTTCCCGCCGGTGTACTGCGATGTCATCTCCCACCACCACACCTCCGAGTTGGCGATCGAAGACCCGTTGCTCACCGCCATAGTCGCGCTGGCCGACTTCTTCTGCCTGGCCTACACCATCTCGGACAGCGTGGCCCAGGCCACCAAGCCGGACCGCTCCGAAGAATATGCCTGGAACCTGCTCCGGCAGCATTCACGCAACCCCCTTCCCGACAACCTGGGAGACTTCTTCTTCATGCTGTCCGATGAGTATGTGGAGGTCTTCCGCGAGGTGAACCAGCTCTTCAACACCATGACCACGGCGTGA
- the ligA gene encoding NAD-dependent DNA ligase LigA, translating into MQLPLLPDIPDPQESARARAEELRRLVEHHNRMYYVLDAPQVTDAEYDALFRELQAIEEQYPELVTPASPTQRVGGAALDKFAALPHRLAMLSLENATNEEEIREFDQRVKKVLALPAELEVDYVCEPKMDGLAVELVYEKGVLAVASTRGDGLTGEDVTANIRTIRSLPLRLSGNDIPLLLEVRGEVYLSLEAFQHINREKEENGESPFANPRNAAAGSLRQLDPRITARRPLSVFCYAPGVCEGTTFNSQQEFFAFIRSQGLPVNPLVRQVTGIEAAVVYYREMQEHREALPYEIDGTVIKVNSYGLQQELGEKSRSPRWAIACKFPPRQAETVVEAIIPSVGRTGVITPVAHLRPVAISGVTVARATLHNWDEIAAKDIRVGDTVLVERAGDVIPAVVRVLAEKRTGNEQPLPPPQTCPECGSEVVRIADEVAVRCMGLSCPPQIRESMIHFASRNAMDIEGLGEKFVEQLLSLGLVHNVADIYHLKRADFMRFERMGDKLAGNLLSAIENSKQRELGRLIFALGIRHVGERTAKTLAQAFGSLESLEQATIDELTSIRDIGATVAQSIRTFFDNRDNVAVIRSMLEAGVTPTAEEKRVGGRFTGKSFVFTGALSGFTRDQARRIVEDEGGHVVGSVSRKTDYVVAGEEPGSKLDKARELGITVLSEAQFSELVQKTV; encoded by the coding sequence ATGCAGTTGCCTTTATTGCCCGACATACCCGATCCACAGGAGAGTGCTCGGGCTAGGGCTGAGGAACTCCGCCGACTGGTCGAGCACCACAACCGAATGTACTATGTGCTGGACGCCCCCCAAGTCACCGATGCCGAGTACGACGCGCTGTTCCGCGAGCTCCAGGCGATTGAGGAACAATATCCCGAACTGGTGACGCCCGCGTCGCCGACTCAGAGGGTCGGGGGAGCAGCGCTGGATAAATTCGCCGCCCTGCCTCATCGCCTTGCGATGCTGTCGTTGGAAAACGCCACCAATGAAGAAGAGATCAGGGAGTTTGACCAGCGGGTCAAAAAGGTCCTGGCGTTACCGGCCGAACTGGAGGTGGACTACGTCTGCGAGCCGAAGATGGATGGCTTGGCTGTCGAGCTGGTATATGAGAAGGGCGTACTGGCAGTGGCTTCTACTCGCGGTGACGGCCTGACCGGTGAAGACGTGACCGCGAACATCCGCACGATCCGCTCGCTCCCTTTGCGGCTTTCCGGCAACGACATCCCGCTACTGCTGGAGGTACGGGGCGAAGTATATCTGTCCCTGGAGGCGTTTCAGCACATCAACCGGGAAAAAGAGGAAAACGGCGAGTCTCCCTTTGCCAACCCGCGCAACGCAGCCGCCGGCTCACTACGCCAGCTCGACCCCCGCATTACGGCGCGGCGGCCGCTTTCTGTCTTCTGCTATGCCCCTGGCGTCTGTGAGGGAACGACATTCAACTCCCAGCAGGAGTTTTTCGCCTTCATACGTTCTCAAGGGCTGCCGGTCAACCCGCTTGTGCGCCAGGTAACCGGTATCGAGGCAGCGGTTGTCTATTACCGCGAGATGCAGGAACACCGGGAGGCACTCCCCTACGAGATTGACGGCACGGTCATCAAGGTGAACTCCTATGGCCTTCAGCAGGAGTTGGGCGAGAAGAGCCGTTCCCCCCGATGGGCCATCGCCTGTAAATTCCCGCCGCGGCAGGCGGAAACCGTTGTCGAGGCGATCATCCCGTCGGTCGGCCGGACCGGGGTGATTACACCCGTGGCGCACCTGCGGCCGGTGGCTATCTCCGGGGTGACAGTTGCCCGCGCCACGCTGCACAACTGGGACGAGATCGCCGCCAAGGACATCCGTGTTGGCGATACCGTCCTGGTGGAACGGGCAGGCGACGTCATACCAGCGGTGGTCAGGGTGCTGGCGGAAAAGCGCACCGGCAATGAACAACCGCTGCCGCCGCCGCAAACCTGCCCGGAATGCGGTTCGGAGGTGGTTCGCATCGCAGACGAGGTGGCCGTTCGTTGTATGGGGCTCTCCTGCCCCCCCCAGATTCGTGAATCGATGATTCACTTTGCCTCGCGCAACGCCATGGACATCGAGGGGCTGGGGGAAAAGTTCGTCGAACAGTTGCTCTCCTTGGGCCTGGTGCACAATGTCGCCGACATCTACCACCTGAAACGGGCAGATTTCATGCGTTTCGAACGCATGGGGGACAAACTGGCTGGCAACCTGTTGTCAGCCATCGAGAACAGCAAGCAACGGGAACTGGGCAGACTCATCTTTGCCCTCGGCATCCGTCATGTAGGAGAACGGACGGCCAAGACGCTGGCCCAGGCCTTCGGAAGCCTGGAAAGCCTGGAACAAGCCACCATCGATGAACTTACCAGTATTCGTGATATCGGCGCGACCGTTGCCCAAAGCATCCGCACCTTCTTCGACAACCGGGACAACGTGGCCGTCATCCGGAGCATGCTGGAAGCGGGGGTAACCCCAACCGCCGAAGAAAAGCGGGTCGGTGGCCGGTTTACCGGCAAAAGTTTTGTGTTCACTGGTGCGCTTTCCGGCTTTACTCGCGATCAGGCCCGCAGGATCGTTGAAGACGAAGGGGGACACGTGGTAGGCTCCGTCTCCCGAAAAACCGATTACGTCGTTGCTGGCGAAGAACCCGGCAGCAAGCTGGACAAAGCCAGGGAGTTGGGTATTACCGTACTCTCGGAGGCCCAGTTTTCCGAGCTTGTACAGAAGACGGTCTGA
- a CDS encoding HD domain-containing protein, translating to MEQQHVADIGRWFDDYTRSFLDTDSEGFKNIQLKIEHTRRVRAVSDALAVGEGLSANEARIAATVALLHDVGRFPQYRRWRTFRDSDSANHARLSVEVVREHNLLAGLDSAECLLIEEAVRFHNLLELPERVSSPTRVFMRLVRDADKLDIWRIFLELFALPEEERASAATLDFPDLPGCTPACRNALLAQKVVRLDQCRVLNDFKLLQMSWVLDLGFTSSYRLLLERDYIARLAGTLNGKLEIRSAIEGIQQEAVRRATMYREQ from the coding sequence ATGGAACAACAACATGTTGCGGATATCGGTCGGTGGTTCGACGACTATACCCGCTCTTTTCTCGACACCGACTCGGAAGGGTTCAAAAACATTCAGCTCAAGATTGAGCACACCCGCAGGGTACGCGCGGTCAGCGATGCTCTGGCGGTGGGCGAAGGGCTCTCGGCCAACGAGGCCCGCATTGCGGCAACGGTCGCTTTGCTGCACGATGTGGGCCGTTTTCCCCAGTACCGCCGCTGGCGTACCTTTCGCGATAGCGACTCCGCCAACCATGCCCGACTCTCGGTGGAAGTCGTGCGCGAGCATAATTTGCTGGCCGGCCTCGATTCCGCCGAGTGTCTTTTGATCGAGGAGGCAGTGCGTTTCCACAATCTATTGGAACTGCCCGAACGGGTCAGTTCGCCGACCAGGGTGTTCATGCGGTTGGTCCGGGATGCGGACAAACTGGATATCTGGCGGATTTTTCTGGAACTCTTCGCGCTGCCCGAGGAAGAACGCGCCTCCGCTGCCACCTTGGATTTTCCCGATCTGCCGGGGTGTACGCCCGCCTGCCGCAACGCCTTGCTGGCACAAAAGGTAGTCAGGTTGGACCAGTGCCGGGTGCTCAACGACTTCAAGCTGTTGCAGATGTCCTGGGTTCTCGACCTGGGTTTTACCTCGTCTTATAGACTGCTGCTGGAGCGCGATTATATCGCTCGCCTGGCTGGCACCCTCAATGGTAAACTGGAGATAAGGTCAGCTATTGAAGGCATCCAACAGGAGGCCGTCCGGCGGGCTACTATGTATCGGGAGCAGTGA
- the pdhA gene encoding pyruvate dehydrogenase (acetyl-transferring) E1 component subunit alpha produces the protein METKLRMVLPDQELMRLYEQMFLSREFEEHCAEQYTKGNITGFLHLYSGQEAVAVGATAGLHKEDYILSAYREHAQAIVRGAEPKRVMAELFGKATGLCKGKGGSMHLFDPSLNFMGGYAIVGGQFPISVGLAFSAKYRNEDRITACFFGDGAVNQGTFHESLNWAQLWELPVLFICENNFYGIGTEVHRSSALASIHRRTCGYDIPSEKVDGMDVIAVYKAVKYAAEKVRETGRPHFIEATTYRFRGHSMSDPGKYRSVAEHELWKSRDPLPSFAKRLLEEGIATQEALDAVEARCKTRVEEAVTFAEESSWPEDNEVYSDIYV, from the coding sequence ATGGAAACCAAACTACGCATGGTTTTACCGGATCAGGAATTGATGCGGCTTTACGAGCAAATGTTTCTTTCGCGGGAATTCGAGGAGCATTGCGCCGAACAGTATACCAAGGGCAATATCACCGGGTTTCTGCACCTGTACAGCGGTCAGGAGGCCGTTGCGGTTGGGGCGACGGCCGGCCTGCACAAAGAGGATTATATCCTTTCGGCCTATCGCGAACATGCCCAGGCCATCGTACGGGGCGCCGAGCCGAAGCGGGTCATGGCCGAGTTGTTCGGCAAGGCCACCGGCCTCTGTAAGGGGAAGGGAGGCTCCATGCATCTCTTCGATCCCTCCCTTAATTTCATGGGAGGCTACGCCATCGTCGGCGGCCAGTTCCCTATCTCCGTCGGGTTGGCCTTCAGCGCCAAGTACCGGAACGAGGACCGTATCACCGCCTGTTTTTTCGGCGACGGTGCGGTCAACCAGGGCACCTTCCACGAATCCCTCAACTGGGCTCAACTATGGGAGTTGCCGGTACTCTTCATCTGCGAGAACAACTTTTACGGCATCGGTACCGAGGTGCACCGTTCCTCGGCCCTGGCATCCATCCACCGCCGCACCTGCGGTTATGACATCCCTTCCGAAAAAGTGGACGGCATGGACGTCATTGCGGTTTACAAGGCGGTGAAGTACGCCGCCGAAAAGGTGCGCGAAACCGGTCGGCCCCACTTCATCGAGGCCACTACCTACCGTTTTCGGGGACATTCCATGTCCGATCCGGGCAAATACCGTTCGGTGGCCGAACACGAGTTGTGGAAATCCCGCGACCCGCTGCCCAGCTTTGCCAAGCGTCTGCTGGAGGAGGGGATTGCCACCCAAGAGGCTCTGGATGCCGTCGAGGCGCGCTGTAAGACCAGGGTGGAAGAAGCGGTGACCTTTGCCGAAGAGTCGTCCTGGCCGGAGGATAACGAGGTTTACAGCGACATTTATGTCTGA
- a CDS encoding alpha-ketoacid dehydrogenase subunit beta: MSEMTYRDALNLALKEEMRRDPSVVVWGEDVALYEGSFKVTRGLLSEFGEERVKDTPISENTIVGVAVGAAMGGLRPVAELMTVNFALLAMDQIVNHMAKIHYMFGGQATVPMTIRMPGGGGSQLGAQHSQSLETFFMHCPGMRVVYPSTPDDAKGLLKSAIRDNNPVIFLEHELLYNSKGEVPEDPEYLVPIGKAAVKRPGEQVTIVAYARMTVLALQAAEELTKEGISCEVVDLRSLAPLDDETILASVKKTGRAVVVEECWRTCGLGAEIASRIFENCFDVLQAPVRRVSGLDVPMPYSRKIEKLCIPQAETIVLAVKDVVSGRY, translated from the coding sequence ATGTCTGAAATGACCTATCGTGATGCATTGAACTTGGCCCTCAAGGAAGAGATGCGCCGCGACCCGTCGGTGGTGGTCTGGGGCGAGGACGTGGCACTGTACGAAGGGTCCTTCAAGGTGACTCGCGGGCTGTTGTCCGAGTTCGGCGAGGAGCGGGTCAAGGATACGCCCATCTCGGAGAATACTATCGTCGGCGTGGCCGTAGGGGCGGCCATGGGAGGTTTGCGTCCTGTGGCCGAGCTGATGACGGTTAACTTCGCTCTCCTGGCCATGGACCAGATCGTCAACCACATGGCCAAGATCCATTACATGTTCGGCGGCCAGGCGACGGTGCCCATGACGATCCGCATGCCGGGAGGAGGGGGAAGCCAACTGGGCGCCCAGCACTCCCAAAGCCTGGAGACCTTTTTCATGCACTGCCCCGGCATGCGGGTGGTCTACCCCTCAACCCCCGACGACGCCAAGGGGCTTCTGAAAAGCGCTATACGGGACAACAATCCGGTTATCTTTCTGGAACATGAACTGCTCTACAACAGCAAAGGAGAGGTGCCGGAAGACCCGGAATACCTGGTTCCAATCGGCAAGGCCGCAGTCAAGCGGCCGGGCGAACAGGTCACCATCGTGGCCTATGCCCGTATGACCGTGCTGGCCCTGCAGGCGGCCGAGGAGTTGACCAAGGAAGGCATCTCCTGCGAGGTTGTGGATTTGCGTAGTCTGGCTCCTCTGGACGACGAGACCATCCTGGCCTCGGTCAAAAAGACCGGACGGGCGGTGGTGGTGGAGGAGTGCTGGCGGACCTGCGGCCTGGGGGCCGAGATTGCCAGCCGGATCTTCGAGAACTGTTTCGATGTCCTTCAGGCTCCGGTCAGGCGCGTGTCCGGGTTGGACGTTCCCATGCCTTACTCGCGCAAGATAGAGAAACTCTGCATTCCCCAGGCGGAAACCATCGTCCTGGCTGTGAAGGACGTCGTAAGCGGCCGTTATTGA
- a CDS encoding dihydrolipoamide acetyltransferase family protein, translating into MATEITMPKLSDTMTEGSFIGWRKKVGERVERGEVIAEVETDKAVMELEAFTSGVLLKTMAQGGENVPVGTVLGLIGEPGELSAGTEAPSQTAAPAALPSTKPSAPLPQDVEPPPQPVASAPLPSAGHEGDNHEKASPLVRRMAREMGIDLSQVRGSGPEGRILQDDLAAPAAQPETSKAQQTVIPPDVPAPVPPDSADVVPLAPSAMRQAIAATVSRSWRDIPYFTAAVEVGMEACREVVGELKGSDGQVGYHALLIKACGVALKGFPLLMAGSADGPVNISFAVALPDGLLMPVVKDCARLGAAEIEREAARLADKARGGRLTAEEMSGGGFSISNLGMYGVDEFDALIVPGQVAILAVGAVAERPVVRNGQLGVAPTVRITLSSDHRVVDGAYAARFLAELRRVLEHPVLLLAAHGSP; encoded by the coding sequence ATGGCAACTGAAATCACCATGCCCAAGCTTTCGGATACCATGACCGAAGGAAGCTTCATCGGCTGGCGCAAGAAGGTGGGCGAGCGGGTCGAGCGCGGCGAGGTGATCGCCGAGGTGGAAACCGACAAGGCGGTCATGGAACTTGAGGCGTTCACTTCGGGTGTCCTGCTCAAAACCATGGCGCAGGGCGGCGAAAACGTTCCGGTTGGTACGGTACTCGGACTTATCGGCGAGCCGGGTGAGTTGTCGGCCGGGACGGAGGCACCCTCCCAAACGGCAGCGCCTGCGGCTCTCCCCTCCACGAAACCGTCGGCACCGCTGCCCCAGGATGTTGAGCCTCCGCCACAGCCAGTGGCATCGGCTCCTCTGCCGTCGGCGGGACACGAAGGAGACAATCACGAAAAAGCGTCGCCACTGGTGCGGCGCATGGCGCGGGAAATGGGCATTGATCTTTCCCAGGTCCGCGGCAGCGGCCCCGAGGGGAGGATTCTTCAAGACGACCTGGCGGCGCCGGCAGCACAGCCGGAAACGTCAAAAGCGCAGCAAACCGTAATTCCGCCCGATGTTCCGGCTCCTGTCCCTCCTGACTCGGCGGATGTCGTCCCGTTGGCGCCGAGCGCCATGCGTCAAGCCATTGCCGCCACGGTCAGCCGATCCTGGCGGGATATTCCCTATTTCACCGCCGCGGTGGAGGTGGGGATGGAGGCCTGCCGCGAGGTGGTCGGCGAATTGAAAGGGAGTGACGGGCAGGTCGGCTACCACGCCTTGCTGATCAAGGCCTGCGGAGTGGCCCTGAAAGGCTTTCCGCTGCTCATGGCCGGCAGTGCCGACGGGCCGGTCAATATCAGTTTCGCCGTGGCGTTGCCCGACGGCCTTTTGATGCCGGTGGTCAAGGATTGTGCGCGTCTCGGAGCTGCGGAGATCGAACGCGAGGCTGCCCGCCTGGCGGACAAGGCCAGGGGTGGGCGACTCACCGCCGAAGAGATGTCGGGCGGCGGCTTCTCCATTTCCAACCTGGGCATGTACGGGGTGGACGAATTCGATGCCCTGATCGTGCCGGGGCAGGTTGCCATTCTGGCGGTGGGCGCGGTGGCCGAACGCCCCGTGGTTAGAAACGGGCAGCTCGGCGTGGCCCCCACCGTGCGAATCACCTTGTCGAGTGACCACCGGGTTGTGGATGGCGCCTATGCGGCCAGGTTCCTGGCAGAATTGCGCCGGGTCCTGGAACACCCGGTTTTATTGCTGGCGGCCCATGGTTCACCATGA
- a CDS encoding Lon protease family protein, with amino-acid sequence MSSTKLLIPAEKLRWKCDPQTFEFETTEELPDLEDAIGQERALRSIEFGLGMQGTGFNLYISGETGTGRASTIRSILKKRTADESPPCDWLYVHNFNDHDAAVSLSLPAGMGSGFAADMKELIEAFKLDIPKALESREYENRRTEILETYQASNSEMFQELEKGCEKRGFTLQRTVSGLVVVPQKEGRNYTQEEFEGLPQKKREKLEKDGKELTERLNEVLRQVRESEKATKDALSQADRDLGMSCLGHRLDPLRQKYSEFPKVLAYLESVQEDILKNLEDFKPQPPQSQIPGLKMPRQEPTFERYEVNVLVDNREAKGAPVIFESNPTYNNLFGRIEHVMQYGGVAVTDFTMIRSGALHRANGGYLVIDAREVLTNPFVWDSLKRCVRTGEIRIEDVLEQYRFMTMVSLKPEPVPLQAKIILIGSPWIYYLLFHLDPDYRKFFKVKAEFDNRVARTPEIMRDYALFVATHCRCEKLLPFDRSGVARLLEYTSRMVEDQEKLSSQFMEIADFIREAAFWAQKDGHTIVNGDDVQRAGEEKLYRVNRIEERLQELYDDGTIMVDTDGEVIGQINGLSVISLGDHTFGRPSRITARAYTGQAGMVNVEREVKLSGPIHDKGVMILTGYLGGTFAVKRPLSLSASICFEQSYDGIEGDSASSTELYALLSALSGVPIRQGIAVTGSVNQRGIIQPIGGVNYKIEGFFAVCRSKGLTGRQGVLIPKANERNLMVHDDVVAAVSAGQFHIWSVETIEQGIEILTGMAAGTRGRNGAFPKGTLYHLVDVHLRRMAEVLQKQEERGKRKPKK; translated from the coding sequence ATGTCATCCACCAAACTGCTCATCCCTGCTGAAAAGCTCCGTTGGAAGTGCGATCCCCAAACCTTTGAGTTCGAAACCACCGAAGAACTCCCTGATCTGGAAGACGCCATCGGGCAGGAGCGGGCTCTGCGCTCCATCGAGTTTGGACTCGGCATGCAAGGCACCGGCTTCAACCTCTACATCTCGGGCGAGACCGGCACCGGCCGGGCTTCGACCATCCGTAGCATCCTCAAAAAGCGTACAGCAGACGAATCGCCGCCTTGCGACTGGTTGTATGTCCATAACTTCAATGATCACGATGCGGCGGTTTCCCTGTCGCTGCCGGCCGGCATGGGCAGCGGGTTTGCGGCAGACATGAAGGAGCTGATCGAGGCGTTCAAGCTGGATATACCCAAGGCCCTGGAAAGCAGGGAGTACGAAAATCGCCGTACCGAGATCCTGGAAACCTACCAGGCTTCCAACAGTGAAATGTTCCAGGAGCTTGAAAAGGGGTGCGAGAAACGCGGATTTACACTGCAACGAACGGTCTCCGGGCTGGTGGTCGTACCCCAGAAGGAGGGGCGCAACTACACCCAGGAGGAGTTCGAGGGGCTGCCCCAGAAAAAGCGGGAAAAGCTGGAGAAAGACGGCAAGGAACTGACGGAACGGTTGAACGAGGTGCTGCGTCAGGTGCGTGAAAGTGAAAAGGCGACCAAGGATGCGCTCTCCCAGGCCGACCGCGACCTGGGTATGTCGTGTCTGGGACATCGTCTCGACCCGTTGCGCCAGAAGTATTCCGAGTTTCCCAAGGTGCTGGCCTATCTGGAGTCGGTGCAGGAGGATATCCTCAAAAACCTGGAAGATTTCAAGCCGCAGCCGCCTCAATCCCAGATTCCGGGGCTGAAGATGCCGCGCCAAGAACCAACCTTTGAACGCTACGAGGTCAACGTGCTGGTCGACAATCGGGAGGCCAAGGGCGCGCCGGTCATCTTCGAGTCCAACCCTACCTACAATAATCTTTTTGGGCGTATCGAGCACGTCATGCAGTACGGCGGCGTGGCAGTGACCGATTTCACCATGATCAGGTCCGGGGCTTTGCACCGCGCCAATGGCGGCTATCTGGTGATCGATGCCCGGGAAGTGCTGACCAACCCCTTTGTGTGGGACTCGCTGAAGCGGTGTGTCCGGACTGGCGAGATCAGAATCGAGGATGTGCTGGAACAGTATCGCTTCATGACCATGGTATCGCTTAAGCCCGAGCCGGTGCCGCTCCAGGCCAAGATCATCCTGATAGGCTCCCCCTGGATTTATTACCTGCTGTTTCACCTGGACCCGGATTACCGTAAGTTTTTCAAGGTCAAGGCCGAGTTCGACAACCGTGTCGCCCGTACGCCGGAGATCATGCGGGACTATGCCCTGTTCGTGGCTACCCACTGCCGGTGCGAAAAGCTGCTGCCTTTCGACCGTAGCGGTGTCGCCCGCCTGCTGGAATACACATCCCGTATGGTCGAGGATCAGGAAAAGCTCTCCTCCCAGTTTATGGAGATTGCCGATTTTATCCGAGAGGCCGCTTTTTGGGCTCAGAAGGATGGCCATACCATCGTGAATGGTGACGATGTCCAGCGTGCCGGCGAAGAGAAGCTCTACCGGGTCAACCGAATCGAGGAGCGCCTGCAGGAGTTGTACGACGACGGTACCATCATGGTGGATACGGACGGCGAAGTGATCGGACAGATCAACGGGTTGTCGGTCATCTCCCTGGGCGACCATACCTTCGGCCGCCCCTCGCGTATTACCGCGCGCGCCTATACCGGTCAGGCCGGCATGGTCAACGTGGAGCGCGAGGTGAAGCTTTCCGGCCCGATCCACGACAAGGGGGTCATGATCCTGACCGGATATCTTGGGGGGACCTTTGCCGTCAAACGCCCCTTGTCGCTTTCCGCTTCCATCTGCTTCGAACAGTCCTATGACGGCATTGAGGGCGACAGCGCCTCCTCCACCGAGCTGTATGCCCTGTTGTCGGCCCTGTCCGGAGTTCCCATCAGACAGGGTATCGCGGTGACCGGCAGCGTTAACCAGCGCGGCATCATCCAACCGATCGGCGGGGTCAATTACAAGATCGAGGGTTTTTTTGCCGTCTGCAGGTCCAAGGGGTTGACCGGGAGGCAGGGGGTCCTGATCCCCAAGGCCAACGAACGGAACCTGATGGTGCATGACGATGTGGTGGCGGCAGTCTCAGCGGGCCAGTTCCATATCTGGAGCGTGGAAACCATCGAGCAGGGGATCGAAATACTGACCGGTATGGCCGCCGGGACGCGCGGCAGGAACGGGGCGTTTCCCAAGGGGACGCTGTACCATTTGGTGGATGTTCATTTGCGCCGTATGGCAGAGGTGTTGCAAAAACAGGAGGAAAGGGGTAAAAGAAAACCCAAAAAATAA